Proteins from a single region of Undibacterium sp. KW1:
- a CDS encoding SMR family transporter, producing MNKWLLLGIAIIAETIATSSLKASEGFTRLWPSVLVVLGYGLAFYFLSLTLRVIPVGVAYAVWSGVGIVLVTLIGWFLFGQKLDMPALIGIAFIMAGVIIMNVFSRAAAH from the coding sequence ATGAATAAATGGCTGTTACTAGGCATTGCCATCATTGCTGAAACTATCGCTACTTCGTCACTGAAGGCCAGCGAAGGTTTTACGCGCTTGTGGCCATCTGTATTGGTGGTGCTCGGGTACGGGCTGGCGTTCTACTTTCTATCGCTGACCCTAAGAGTTATTCCTGTGGGCGTGGCTTACGCTGTCTGGTCTGGTGTTGGCATCGTGCTGGTCACACTCATCGGGTGGTTTTTATTTGGACAAAAACTTGATATGCCTGCCCTGATTGGTATCGCCTTCATCATGGCTGGTGTGATTATCATGAATGTATTTTCCAGGGCTGCCGCGCATTAA
- the ybgF gene encoding tol-pal system protein YbgF has product MKLNSLRTTILAAALSCTFLPGLASAGIFDDDEARKAILDLRAKVDAVNARLDSKLETKADKGTALELANENEALRAEISKLRGQIEVLTNDLTNAQKRQQDFYVDLDNRVRKLEPKRMTVDGQEATVDVNEQRTFDAAMALFKAGDYKAAAPAYTNFLTNYPQSAFAGSAQYWLGFSYFAQRDFRNAIANMQQVVKSYPDHPKAPDALLNIASCHIELKEKPAAKKVLESVLAKYPDTEAAQAAKNRLAALK; this is encoded by the coding sequence ATGAAACTCAATTCCTTACGTACTACCATTCTCGCGGCCGCGCTGTCTTGCACATTCTTGCCTGGCCTGGCTTCTGCAGGTATTTTTGACGATGATGAGGCACGCAAAGCCATCTTGGATCTGCGTGCAAAAGTGGATGCGGTCAATGCCAGGCTTGATTCCAAGCTCGAGACCAAGGCAGACAAGGGTACTGCGCTGGAGCTGGCGAATGAAAATGAAGCATTGCGCGCAGAAATTTCAAAACTCCGTGGTCAGATAGAAGTGCTGACAAACGACCTTACCAATGCCCAGAAGCGCCAGCAGGATTTTTACGTTGATCTCGATAACCGGGTGCGCAAGCTCGAGCCAAAGCGCATGACCGTTGATGGACAGGAGGCCACAGTTGACGTCAATGAGCAACGCACCTTCGATGCTGCCATGGCCCTGTTCAAAGCAGGTGACTACAAGGCGGCAGCACCGGCTTATACCAACTTCCTCACCAATTACCCACAATCTGCCTTTGCCGGATCTGCGCAATACTGGTTGGGTTTCTCATATTTCGCGCAACGCGATTTCCGCAATGCGATTGCAAACATGCAGCAAGTGGTCAAGAGTTATCCAGATCATCCCAAAGCACCAGATGCCTTGCTGAACATCGCTTCTTGTCACATAGAGCTCAAGGAAAAACCTGCAGCTAAAAAAGTACTGGAAAGCGTCCTGGCAAAATACCCTGACACCGAAGCCGCACAAGCGGCCAAGAACCGTTTGGCAGCATTGAAGTAA
- the pal gene encoding peptidoglycan-associated lipoprotein Pal — MRITSQSKTLAILISSVVLMTACASKVPLEEKKVEDKSTNTMATAGADTNTVKQVTATVDPLTQGALAKRSVYFDYDSYAVKEEFKPVVDAHAKFLATNKNRNILIQGNTDERGGREYNLALGQKRAEAVRKSLTLLGVSDAQIEAVSLGKEKPKATGSDEASWAENRRADILYK, encoded by the coding sequence ATGCGTATTACATCCCAATCCAAAACCCTGGCGATCTTGATTTCCAGCGTTGTTCTGATGACAGCCTGTGCTTCCAAAGTACCACTGGAAGAAAAGAAAGTCGAAGATAAATCCACTAACACAATGGCAACAGCCGGCGCAGATACAAACACTGTGAAACAAGTCACTGCGACTGTTGATCCGCTGACTCAAGGCGCATTGGCTAAGCGTAGTGTTTATTTTGACTATGACAGCTATGCCGTCAAAGAAGAGTTCAAACCAGTCGTTGATGCACACGCAAAATTCCTGGCGACAAACAAGAACCGTAATATCCTGATTCAGGGTAATACCGATGAACGCGGTGGCCGTGAATACAATCTGGCACTGGGCCAAAAGCGTGCAGAAGCCGTGCGCAAGTCCCTGACTTTGCTGGGTGTGTCCGATGCGCAAATCGAAGCGGTTTCTTTGGGTAAGGAAAAACCAAAGGCAACTGGTAGCGATGAAGCCTCCTGGGCAGAAAACCGCCGCGCAGACATTCTGTACAAGTAA
- the tolB gene encoding Tol-Pal system beta propeller repeat protein TolB has product MSIFKKVSVAAVIVTVASLSGFGLGSAYAQITVEVAGVGSNQIPIAIAGFSDEALTPQQVTGIIKDDLGRSGYFKIIDANVVLNENSPINFGDWKAKGAYALVVGSVQSLADGRFDVRYKLLDTVKSSTLSGFSQTTPPSRVRLAGHRIADDIYEKLTGVRGIFSTRIAYVTKAGAEYRLEVADADGQGAIPALRSSEPIISPAWSPDGTKVAYVSFEKRKPVILVQNLITGDRTEVANFKGNNSAPAWSPDGSKLAVALSRDGQTQIFTVSASGGNLQKLTSSSSIDTEPQFSADGQSIYFLSDRSGGPQIYKMSASGGDPKRVTFTGSYNITPRISPDGKTLAYISRRDGKFQLYVLDLASGQELRVSDTTRDESPSFSPNGRYIMYATDSGRRGELSVVSIDGKVKYKLPVQAGDFREPTWGPFMK; this is encoded by the coding sequence ATGTCTATTTTTAAAAAAGTTTCAGTTGCCGCGGTGATTGTTACCGTTGCTAGTTTATCCGGGTTTGGTCTTGGCTCTGCCTATGCGCAAATTACGGTTGAAGTTGCAGGCGTGGGCTCAAATCAGATTCCCATTGCCATTGCAGGTTTTTCAGACGAGGCACTGACTCCTCAACAAGTCACCGGCATCATCAAGGATGACCTTGGTCGCAGTGGTTACTTCAAAATCATCGATGCCAACGTGGTCCTGAACGAAAATTCCCCAATCAATTTTGGTGACTGGAAAGCCAAGGGGGCCTACGCCTTGGTTGTCGGCAGTGTGCAAAGTCTAGCCGATGGCCGCTTTGATGTACGCTACAAACTGCTTGATACTGTGAAATCCAGTACCCTGTCCGGCTTCTCCCAGACCACACCACCCAGCAGGGTACGCCTGGCGGGACACAGAATTGCTGACGACATCTACGAAAAATTGACCGGCGTGCGCGGTATATTTTCTACGCGCATTGCCTACGTGACCAAGGCGGGCGCTGAATACCGCCTCGAAGTGGCTGATGCTGACGGCCAGGGTGCAATACCAGCTTTGCGTTCTTCTGAACCTATTATTTCCCCAGCCTGGTCGCCAGATGGTACCAAGGTCGCTTATGTTTCCTTTGAAAAGCGCAAACCGGTGATTCTCGTGCAAAACCTGATCACGGGCGATAGGACAGAAGTTGCCAATTTCAAAGGGAATAATTCGGCCCCTGCGTGGTCGCCCGATGGCAGCAAACTGGCTGTGGCTTTGTCGCGTGACGGACAGACGCAGATTTTTACAGTGAGTGCCAGTGGTGGCAATTTGCAAAAACTGACCTCCAGTTCTTCGATTGACACCGAGCCGCAATTTTCTGCCGATGGCCAATCTATTTATTTCCTCAGTGACCGTAGTGGCGGCCCGCAAATCTATAAAATGAGTGCAAGCGGTGGAGACCCCAAACGCGTGACCTTTACTGGATCGTACAATATCACCCCAAGAATATCCCCCGACGGCAAGACTTTGGCTTATATTTCACGTCGTGATGGCAAGTTCCAGTTATATGTACTGGACTTGGCTAGCGGCCAGGAATTAAGAGTGTCTGATACCACCAGGGACGAGTCACCGAGTTTCTCACCAAATGGACGTTACATTATGTACGCAACCGATTCTGGGCGTCGCGGCGAGCTGTCAGTAGTGTCCATTGATGGCAAGGTGAAATATAAATTACCGGTCCAGGCCGGAGATTTTCGGGAGCCCACCTGGGGTCCTTTCATGAAATAA
- a CDS encoding cell envelope integrity protein TolA, translating to MSFSTYANHLQILHGLVFSYALIYKGVYKNAKDGGYRSSVRIMRKKSFAVYNFSCYNFNVHFLSLTWSTFPEPSRANKVLMTMNQVSKQVHPDFHQHQKGQLRSVALAALVHVVLLSFLWIGVRWQNKETSAVEAEVWDMTTREAAPKPVPVPEPVVEEKPKEPVPVKEEVRQEDPEIALAQEKKRKLLEKKKEEEHQRELAEKKRKEEQQEKLAEQKRKEEKLAQEAEKKKLAAKEKEKSDKLFKEELARGTKPVITSDSGGNGSSEKSTGNNRGDPSYLAKIAAKVRSNTSYGGIDSTIGNPTVEYTINLLPDGSLRGAIRKVKSSGIPAFDDAVAAAIEASAPFPRDKTGQVPSSVKLVHRMKE from the coding sequence GTGAGTTTTAGTACATACGCAAATCACTTACAAATTTTACACGGATTGGTTTTTTCTTATGCGTTAATATATAAAGGCGTATACAAAAACGCCAAAGACGGTGGGTATCGTAGTTCAGTACGAATTATGAGGAAAAAGTCTTTTGCGGTTTATAATTTCAGCTGTTACAACTTTAATGTGCATTTTTTGTCACTGACATGGTCAACATTTCCGGAACCAAGTCGGGCAAATAAAGTCTTAATGACTATGAATCAGGTTTCCAAGCAAGTACATCCGGATTTTCATCAACATCAGAAGGGGCAATTGCGATCCGTAGCGCTGGCCGCCCTTGTGCATGTCGTTTTGTTAAGTTTCTTATGGATAGGTGTGCGCTGGCAAAACAAGGAAACCAGCGCAGTAGAGGCGGAGGTCTGGGATATGACCACCCGTGAAGCTGCCCCCAAGCCCGTCCCTGTTCCTGAGCCCGTCGTAGAAGAAAAACCGAAAGAGCCTGTGCCGGTCAAGGAAGAAGTGCGCCAGGAAGACCCTGAAATTGCCCTGGCACAGGAAAAAAAGCGTAAATTGCTCGAAAAGAAAAAAGAAGAAGAGCATCAGCGCGAACTCGCAGAGAAAAAACGCAAGGAAGAGCAGCAGGAAAAACTTGCCGAGCAAAAACGCAAAGAAGAAAAACTGGCTCAGGAAGCCGAGAAAAAGAAACTCGCTGCCAAAGAAAAAGAGAAGAGCGACAAACTCTTTAAGGAGGAGTTGGCCAGAGGTACCAAACCTGTTATCACCAGCGACAGTGGTGGTAATGGTAGCAGTGAAAAATCGACGGGTAATAACCGAGGTGACCCAAGCTATCTCGCAAAAATTGCCGCCAAGGTCAGGTCGAACACAAGTTACGGCGGAATTGATAGCACGATCGGTAATCCTACAGTGGAATACACCATTAACCTATTGCCAGATGGATCACTCCGTGGTGCAATACGCAAAGTTAAATCCTCAGGGATTCCAGCTTTTGATGACGCGGTTGCGGCAGCCATAGAAGCATCAGCCCCATTTCCGCGCGACAAGACTGGTCAAGTTCCATCCAGCGTGAAGCTGGTTCACCGTATGAAGGAATAA
- a CDS encoding cytochrome b encodes MDKAGKLSKITISLHWITGIVIMALCAVGLYMTRAEAWALYPVHKSVGVLVLFVALLRVFWRIKNGWPAAAADYTQLEQRLAKIIKWVLIIATLALPMTGMLFSGASGHGFGIFGLVIVPAQHMPGNPDQVLAYSEFWAEAGEALHQATAYILIAAIILHLAGAFKHHFIDKDATLKRMLGK; translated from the coding sequence ATGGACAAAGCGGGTAAACTCAGCAAGATCACGATTTCTTTACACTGGATCACAGGCATCGTCATCATGGCTTTATGTGCCGTGGGCTTATATATGACGCGTGCCGAGGCCTGGGCTTTGTACCCGGTTCATAAATCCGTGGGTGTGCTGGTTTTATTTGTTGCCCTGTTGCGCGTTTTCTGGCGCATCAAAAATGGTTGGCCAGCAGCGGCGGCAGACTACACACAGCTTGAACAGCGCCTGGCAAAAATCATCAAATGGGTGTTGATCATTGCCACACTGGCTCTGCCCATGACAGGCATGCTGTTTTCTGGTGCCAGCGGCCATGGCTTTGGCATCTTTGGCCTGGTCATCGTACCAGCCCAGCATATGCCAGGCAACCCGGACCAGGTGTTAGCCTATAGCGAATTCTGGGCTGAAGCTGGTGAAGCCTTGCATCAAGCGACTGCCTACATCCTGATTGCAGCAATAATCCTGCATTTGGCTGGTGCATTCAAACATCACTTCATAGACAAAGACGCTACCTTAAAGCGCATGCTGGGCAAGTAA
- a CDS encoding GNAT family N-acetyltransferase has protein sequence MKFKDLATTDINTLLDMLMDLGKSDGVTEIRTDAVALELALFGDHPAISAKFVMMDDAIAGIVIYSWKWGTFTGVRDMYMQAIYVRPEFRRQGLGLTIMQHLASIAVDEGCSRIEWLTVKDKQMSKEFYDSIGAVEASHMMVRRVQGDALRKLAGL, from the coding sequence ATGAAATTTAAAGACCTCGCGACGACGGATATCAACACCTTGCTGGATATGCTCATGGACTTGGGGAAGAGCGATGGTGTAACCGAAATTCGCACAGATGCAGTAGCGCTTGAACTGGCCCTGTTTGGCGACCATCCAGCCATCTCTGCCAAATTTGTCATGATGGATGATGCTATCGCCGGGATTGTCATTTACTCCTGGAAATGGGGCACTTTTACTGGAGTGCGCGACATGTACATGCAAGCCATCTATGTCCGACCTGAATTCAGGCGTCAGGGACTTGGCCTGACCATCATGCAGCATCTCGCCAGTATTGCTGTCGATGAAGGATGCTCAAGGATAGAATGGCTGACCGTCAAGGATAAACAGATGAGCAAGGAATTTTATGATTCCATCGGCGCTGTGGAAGCCAGCCACATGATGGTACGCCGCGTACAAGGTGATGCTCTGCGCAAGCTGGCTGGCTTGTGA
- a CDS encoding lipocalin-like domain-containing protein, producing MSLNAQTLIGSWEMVEAWDIGDDPSDPTKKTYPWGNPSAGYWVYDKSGHFSLMISQNPPLAIPTDPFSGQPQSSWLTPQKPWEVPHSLLIDSFATASPYAYFGTYTVEMDTNHPHLGGTIIMNVFADVMRAYTGTVQKRSFVFDGKDYLNVGTPGQYLRRLKRLT from the coding sequence ATGAGCCTCAACGCACAAACCCTCATCGGTAGCTGGGAAATGGTCGAAGCATGGGACATAGGTGACGACCCCAGCGACCCGACCAAGAAAACTTATCCCTGGGGGAATCCGTCAGCCGGTTACTGGGTGTATGACAAGAGCGGTCACTTCAGTTTGATGATCTCGCAAAACCCGCCGCTGGCGATACCAACAGACCCTTTCAGCGGCCAGCCACAATCATCCTGGCTGACACCGCAAAAGCCCTGGGAGGTACCACATTCCCTGCTGATAGACAGCTTCGCCACCGCCAGCCCGTATGCGTATTTCGGCACCTACACAGTAGAGATGGATACCAATCACCCGCATCTGGGCGGCACGATCATCATGAACGTATTTGCCGATGTCATGCGTGCCTATACCGGCACAGTGCAAAAACGCAGCTTTGTGTTTGATGGCAAGGATTATCTGAATGTAGGTACGCCAGGCCAGTATTTGCGACGCTTGAAGCGGCTGACGTGA
- a CDS encoding sorbosone dehydrogenase family protein, producing the protein MPKDQSERTAMHAYLRHLNFPSSVAVSPAGQVYIAETGLPFDGAAKGGRVLSVNDDGSVQELLNNLSQPVNGLVWHDNSLIISEGGYPGRISRLDIHSGNWTVLLDDLPGFGNYHTNMVAVGPDNKMYFGQGAMTNSGIIGTDSHDLAWLRETRHAPDIPGYDIELSDHVATVTAPEGQQISTSAFARFGHVHAGGTRLQGQTPCTASIMRCNLDGTDLELVAWGIRNAFGLLFLPDGRLIATEQGTDVRGVRPVWNCPDFLFEVKTGAWYGWPDYLGGLPINAPVYRNPQGEGQAFVLANHAELPVPETPLLAFDVNACAVKMAQIPAGLRHAGDLIVAQFGDERPMTGPPGPRVGRNLIRVDTSDWSKHALPALASVPWHRPIDVAFSPDGAFMYVVDFGDFEFTATKDIRARAASGCVWKISVNNMELTS; encoded by the coding sequence ATGCCAAAAGACCAAAGCGAGCGCACGGCCATGCATGCCTATCTGCGCCATCTTAATTTTCCCAGCAGTGTGGCTGTTTCTCCTGCGGGGCAGGTATATATTGCAGAGACGGGTTTGCCATTTGATGGTGCTGCCAAAGGCGGGCGGGTACTCAGTGTCAATGATGATGGCAGCGTCCAGGAATTATTGAATAATTTGAGCCAACCAGTGAATGGTCTGGTCTGGCATGACAACAGCCTTATTATCTCTGAAGGCGGTTACCCAGGCCGCATCAGCCGCCTTGATATTCATAGCGGTAACTGGACAGTGTTGCTCGACGATTTGCCCGGCTTTGGTAATTACCACACCAATATGGTGGCAGTAGGTCCAGACAATAAAATGTATTTCGGCCAGGGTGCCATGACCAACAGCGGCATCATAGGTACGGACTCGCACGACCTGGCCTGGCTGCGTGAAACCAGGCACGCGCCAGATATACCCGGCTATGACATTGAGCTCAGTGACCATGTAGCGACAGTCACAGCCCCTGAAGGTCAGCAGATATCCACCAGCGCATTTGCCCGTTTTGGACACGTGCATGCAGGTGGAACCCGCTTGCAAGGCCAGACTCCATGCACTGCCAGCATCATGCGTTGTAATCTGGATGGCACAGACCTGGAACTGGTGGCCTGGGGCATACGCAATGCTTTTGGCTTGCTGTTCCTGCCGGATGGCAGACTCATCGCGACGGAGCAGGGTACTGATGTACGCGGGGTGCGGCCAGTCTGGAATTGCCCTGACTTTCTGTTTGAGGTGAAAACGGGAGCATGGTATGGCTGGCCAGATTATCTCGGCGGCTTGCCTATTAACGCACCTGTTTATCGTAATCCGCAAGGTGAAGGCCAGGCCTTTGTGCTGGCTAATCATGCAGAACTGCCAGTGCCAGAAACACCCTTGCTGGCTTTCGATGTCAATGCCTGCGCTGTCAAGATGGCGCAGATACCTGCCGGGCTGCGCCATGCCGGTGATCTCATCGTCGCGCAATTTGGTGATGAACGTCCGATGACCGGGCCGCCGGGGCCAAGAGTGGGGCGTAATCTTATCCGTGTAGATACCAGTGACTGGAGCAAGCATGCCTTGCCAGCTTTGGCGTCTGTACCATGGCATAGGCCGATTGATGTTGCTTTTTCGCCAGATGGTGCATTCATGTATGTGGTCGATTTTGGTGATTTTGAATTCACCGCAACAAAAGATATACGCGCACGCGCCGCTAGCGGCTGTGTCTGGAAAATTTCTGTCAATAATATGGAGCTGACATCATGA
- a CDS encoding manganese efflux pump gives MLEVILFGIVAGLDNLQASTSLGLLPMQRKRMHMLAIAFCVCELGAAILGLMLGHGLISMLGPLASTIAPFAMLVCGVIILWLAYRSEARGLPQFVNHPGFLLGLPMALSLDNVVAGAGVSFSSAPVLNSAIIVGVISAGMACFGLYFANWIRNFLPKRVELLAGAYMCFLAVRMMYND, from the coding sequence ATGCTTGAAGTTATCTTGTTTGGTATTGTCGCCGGGCTCGACAATTTGCAGGCCAGCACTTCGCTGGGGCTGTTACCCATGCAGCGCAAACGCATGCATATGCTGGCAATCGCGTTTTGTGTCTGTGAACTGGGTGCGGCCATCCTTGGTCTGATGCTCGGGCATGGCCTGATCAGCATGCTGGGGCCGCTTGCCTCAACAATTGCACCATTTGCGATGCTGGTTTGCGGTGTGATTATCTTGTGGCTGGCTTACAGAAGTGAAGCCAGGGGCTTGCCGCAATTTGTCAATCACCCAGGCTTTTTGCTGGGCTTGCCAATGGCGCTGAGTCTTGACAATGTCGTCGCTGGCGCAGGTGTCAGCTTTTCCAGTGCACCCGTGTTGAATTCGGCCATTATCGTCGGTGTCATCAGCGCAGGCATGGCTTGCTTTGGCCTGTATTTCGCTAACTGGATACGTAATTTTTTGCCCAAGCGTGTGGAATTGCTGGCAGGTGCTTATATGTGCTTTCTGGCAGTACGCATGATGTATAACGACTGA
- a CDS encoding PQQ-binding-like beta-propeller repeat protein, whose translation MTQTNWWMFHGDTAHTGEVQGSDISRDTLDQFKLLHDIAIPGPVLSVPAIVDGYLYVGLANNHELPGANGGKFMKIELSSGRTVAHYEWPIDPTEGDTHGFMGMGCTPAIWDNKVYFSAFNGKFYCLNATDLSLNWVVDLRHADPDFNQPTSNLGDVSAGVPAAGWSSPVVAAADGTNGLVFVGMGEGENPGCFGFIYAMDAQTGQVQWIYCTCQYEEGVPNLPNVLPPESVSGTLPAMYSIGPNNPAIRGASVWSSIAYDERLDRLYCATGNPVPDSALPSKGFSNGILSLDASSGQFRGFSQPPAESSYRATDVDVDFGGSPTLMTINGRRIVTAGCKNGGFFRFDAATLELLNWRQLLPFYNDGTQIPTVDPHVSPNDQRMDPYVPNQESDEEDQENYSGTYSTAAVHTALGRLFIGVGGNNYHNVEAGIDYRTTPFMRALDWETLEDAWAMDDSDPRLYIESQPPMYRTPGESGLSSPVVVNDLVFFSTSKVAVYAFDVYSGKMLWQDNLGDQTGGMNGGYGYCLGPAVAGNYMVAGALVFGKQGGVLRIYGLKDQENQHA comes from the coding sequence ATGACGCAAACTAACTGGTGGATGTTCCATGGCGATACTGCGCACACGGGTGAAGTGCAGGGCAGTGATATCAGTCGTGACACACTTGATCAATTCAAATTACTGCACGATATCGCCATCCCTGGCCCGGTCTTGTCCGTGCCTGCGATTGTTGATGGTTATCTGTATGTAGGCCTGGCCAATAATCATGAATTGCCTGGTGCGAATGGCGGCAAGTTCATGAAAATAGAATTATCCAGTGGCAGGACAGTGGCGCATTATGAATGGCCGATAGACCCGACAGAGGGTGATACGCATGGCTTCATGGGCATGGGTTGTACCCCTGCTATCTGGGACAATAAAGTCTATTTCAGCGCCTTCAATGGCAAGTTCTATTGCCTGAATGCGACAGACCTGAGTTTGAACTGGGTCGTGGATTTGCGTCACGCTGATCCTGATTTCAATCAACCCACATCCAATCTTGGGGATGTGTCAGCAGGTGTGCCAGCAGCTGGCTGGTCATCTCCGGTCGTAGCGGCTGCAGATGGCACTAATGGCCTTGTTTTTGTTGGCATGGGAGAGGGCGAAAACCCCGGCTGCTTTGGCTTCATCTATGCCATGGATGCCCAGACCGGGCAAGTGCAATGGATATACTGCACCTGCCAGTACGAAGAAGGTGTGCCCAATTTGCCGAACGTCTTGCCGCCAGAATCTGTGAGTGGCACTTTGCCAGCCATGTATTCCATCGGGCCAAATAATCCTGCCATACGCGGCGCCTCGGTATGGTCGTCTATTGCTTATGATGAGCGGCTTGATCGCCTGTACTGCGCAACCGGCAACCCTGTGCCTGACAGTGCATTGCCCAGCAAAGGTTTTTCCAACGGTATATTGTCGCTGGATGCATCCAGCGGCCAATTCCGTGGCTTTAGCCAGCCACCGGCAGAAAGCAGTTATCGTGCTACTGATGTCGATGTTGATTTTGGTGGCTCACCAACATTGATGACGATCAATGGCCGCCGCATCGTCACTGCTGGTTGCAAGAACGGTGGTTTCTTCAGGTTTGATGCAGCGACACTGGAATTGCTGAACTGGCGGCAATTACTGCCTTTCTATAACGATGGCACCCAGATACCCACTGTCGATCCGCATGTGTCTCCGAATGACCAGCGCATGGACCCCTATGTGCCAAATCAAGAGTCAGATGAAGAAGACCAGGAAAATTATTCCGGCACCTACAGCACGGCAGCAGTGCACACTGCGCTGGGTCGTTTATTCATCGGTGTGGGTGGCAATAATTATCACAATGTCGAAGCTGGGATTGATTACCGCACGACCCCTTTCATGCGTGCCCTGGATTGGGAAACGCTGGAAGATGCTTGGGCCATGGATGACAGTGATCCGCGTCTGTACATAGAGTCACAACCACCGATGTATCGCACGCCTGGTGAATCCGGTTTGAGTTCACCCGTTGTCGTCAATGATCTGGTGTTCTTTTCCACCTCCAAAGTGGCTGTGTATGCCTTTGATGTCTATAGCGGCAAGATGCTCTGGCAAGATAATCTGGGTGACCAGACCGGTGGTATGAATGGTGGCTATGGCTATTGCCTGGGGCCAGCAGTGGCAGGTAATTATATGGTGGCCGGTGCGCTGGTATTCGGCAAGCAGGGCGGGGTATTGCGTATCTATGGTTTGAAAGACCAGGAGAATCAACATGCTTGA
- a CDS encoding ferritin-like protein, whose translation MIRLKHLLIEHRDNSFDHRLKLLKHSLQTAIELEHSTIPPYLYALYSIKTDQNLEVAHLIKSIVKQEMLHMSLDCNVLNAIGGHPKIDHPRFIPHYPGNLPGSVEESLIVPLAALSKQLLLDVFMVIEEPEKTVDGTTPPADGMTIGEFYAHIKKEICELSKMGNIFTGPPEKQLVTGFRELQNKGVYDEATALAAIDMIVEQGEGSDISPLDPEHELAHYYKYAEIYHGRKLIANPTPKPGQPAWVFEGHRIEFDAGGIYPVISNPNRQSYAGKPRITDLNLTFNSTYSDMLRKLHNVFNGQPDNLALALLSMQSLREQAQLLMTQEVVPGQTAGPTFDYIPA comes from the coding sequence ATGATTCGCCTCAAGCACCTGTTAATAGAACACCGTGACAATAGTTTTGATCACAGGCTCAAGCTGCTCAAGCATTCCCTGCAGACCGCCATAGAGTTGGAGCATTCGACCATACCGCCGTATCTGTATGCCTTGTACTCGATCAAGACAGACCAGAATCTGGAAGTCGCCCATCTCATCAAATCCATCGTCAAGCAAGAGATGTTGCACATGTCGCTGGATTGCAATGTCCTCAATGCCATAGGCGGACATCCAAAAATTGATCATCCGCGTTTCATTCCCCACTATCCCGGAAACTTGCCCGGCTCAGTGGAGGAAAGTTTGATTGTTCCCTTGGCTGCACTTTCCAAGCAATTACTGCTCGATGTATTCATGGTCATAGAAGAGCCAGAAAAAACCGTGGATGGTACAACACCTCCGGCAGACGGTATGACCATAGGCGAGTTTTATGCGCACATAAAAAAAGAGATATGTGAATTGTCGAAGATGGGCAATATCTTTACCGGTCCACCAGAAAAACAATTGGTGACGGGCTTCAGGGAATTGCAAAACAAGGGGGTCTATGATGAGGCAACGGCGCTGGCGGCGATAGACATGATCGTTGAGCAGGGTGAAGGCAGTGATATCAGCCCTCTGGACCCTGAGCATGAACTTGCGCATTACTACAAATACGCAGAGATTTATCATGGCCGCAAACTGATCGCCAACCCCACGCCAAAACCGGGCCAGCCTGCCTGGGTATTTGAAGGCCACCGCATAGAGTTTGATGCTGGCGGTATCTACCCCGTCATCAGTAATCCAAACCGGCAAAGCTATGCTGGCAAGCCGCGCATTACCGATCTGAACCTGACTTTCAACAGCACTTACTCTGACATGCTGCGCAAATTGCACAATGTCTTTAACGGCCAGCCTGACAATCTTGCACTGGCCTTACTGTCCATGCAATCACTCAGAGAGCAGGCACAGTTGCTGATGACGCAGGAAGTCGTGCCTGGTCAGACTGCCGGCCCCACATTTGATTATATTCCCGCCTGA